The window TAGCGTGTACATTATTGATGTTCAGGAGGATTCTGTAGGTAAGATACGAGTAAAAGTAGAAGATAACGAAGCTTGGATCTACGGATTTTGTATGCTTCCCCACTTCCGTGGTAAAGGAATTGGACGTAAAGTACTGCAATATGTAGTTAAAAAATATTCAACTCTAGGTAATACTGTACATTTAGAAGTAGAAACAGAAAATACACATGCTTTAAAATTATATGAATCAATTGGATTTCAAATTGTTCATGCCCAGGACTACTACACGTATAAATAATAAAACCCTGATGTAGCATTAGAGCTGTTACATCAGGGTTTTATTTTACTTTTTCCAATCACTTGCTAGCATTCCATAAACCACATGATCGACATAATGGTCATATAGCCATTCCGCTTGCCTTACACATCCTTCTTCCTTGAAGCAAAGTCTTTCAGGGATAGCTCTACTTTTTTTGTTTTGTACAGCTGCGCGAATTTCTACGCGGTTTAATTGTAATTCTAATAATGCATAATCCACAAATGCTTCCACTGATTTTGTCATTAATCCTAATCCAACGTAATCATTTCCTAACCAATAGCCTATACTGGTTGATTTGTTGTTCCAATCAATTTTATGGAATCCAATTACACCAGCAAGGCTTCCATCATACCAAATCCCAGCCTGAAAACCGTTATTATCACTAAATTGCTTCATAGTTGATTGGATGAAATTCTTCGTATCGTCAGAAGTCCTCGTAAAATCAATAAATGGAAGCCACTCTCTTAACGTATCCTTAGATTGAATAGTTAATGCGAACACATGTTCAGTGTCCCGTAAATCGAGCATTTTTAAGTAAGTTTTGTCATTTATTTTGAATGAAAACATAGAAATTCTCCTTTTACGCTACATTTTGTTTACATAATAATATTATATATTTATTTTAAGTATATGTACTTCCAACATTTAGGTCTTAACTTTTATTTATTAGGTGCTACATCACATGATTGTCTTACAACTAGTCTATGAGGTACTATAATTCGTTTAACTGGTTCATTTTCATTTTTTAATAATTGAATTAAACTACTTGCCGCTTGGTAACCTAGTTCTTTAATATTTATATCAATAGATGTAAGAGGTGGTCTGGACATCTCTGCAAACAATGCATTATTAAAGCTAACAATAGATACTTCAGCTGGAATATCGATTTGCATTTCAGTGAGTGAATTCACTACACCAACCGCCATCAAATCATCCGTAACAAGTAGGGCTGTTGGGGGAATAGGTCTTCTTAGAAGTGCTTTGACAGCCTCCTGTCCACCTTCACGTAGAAAGTCTTCATGAATAATATAATTCTCTTGCAAATCTATATCAGATGCCTTTAAAGCCTCTTTGTACCCTTGTAAACGGTCTAATGTAACCGTTAAACTTGGACTTCCTCCTATAAAACCAATTTTTGAATGACCAAGTCCTATTATATATTCGGTAGCTTCTTTTGCAGCCATGTAATTGTCGTTATCAACGTGGGTAATTTTATCAACTAGATCATACGGTTTTCCGATTACAACAAAAGGAAATTTTCTTTTTGTTAAATACTCCATAATTTTATCATTAATCATGGAGTAAAGGAGGATAATACCGTCTACTCTTCCACCTTGAACCATTTGAACGACACCTTCATAGGAATCGAGCTCTGTTTTTCCACTAGTCATCTGTAGTGCGTAGTGATTATCGTGTACACCCTCGCTTAATCCTTGTATGACCTCTGAAAAGAATGGGTTTTGAAAAAATACGCCAGATGAGTGAGGTAAAACTAGACCTATCACTTTAGTTGATTGACTAGCTAGACTACGGGCGATAAAATTAGGATGATATTTAAGTTCATCCATTGCGTCCCTTACTCGTTTCTTTGTGTTTTCGCTTATACGGGGGCTGTTAGCAATCACCCGAGAAACAGTCGAAGGAGCAACATTGGCCAGTTTCGCCACATCTTTGATTGTTATCGCCATTAGAAATTCCTCACTCTCTTTCATTTCCTTTAATCTCTTTAATTCACTTATATAAGTATACTCTTACTTCATATGGATTTAGAGAAATAGTCTCTGATAGCTGCTCCGGTGCATCTTTATAATTATATAATAATAGTTCAGTGCTGCGTTGTGGAAGATGTTTTAAACTAAACTCCGAACTATATTGTCTAAAGTTGCATAAAACAATCGCAAACTGATCATCCAGTACACGTGTGTATACATATACATCAGGATGCTCTTCTTGTATTACATCATATTCTCCATAAACAAATACCGGATTTTCTTTTCTTACTTGAATCATTTTTTTATAGAAATGATAAATAGAGTCCTTATCCTCTAGCTGATTAGCTACATTAATCGTCACATAATTCGGATTAACCTTCATCCATGGCACACCTTCTGAAAATCCACCGTTTAAAGAACTCTCCCACTGCATAGGAGTTCTTGAATTATCACGGCCATTACGCCAAATGATTTCCATTACCTGTTCATGCGGTTTACCTTTTGCTATTTCTAAATCATAAAAGTTCTTCATGCCAATATCATCGTAATCGTGAATAGATGGAAACTGAACATTTGTCATTCCAATTTCCTGTCCCTGATAGATAAATGGAGTTCCTTGCATAAGGAAGTAGCAACCCGCTAGCATTTTAGCACTTTCACTCCAATATTCTTTATCATTTCCCCAGCTCGAAACACTTCGAGTTTGATCATGATTTTCAAGAAATAGAGCATTCCATCCTTTTTTGTGCAACCCTTTTTGCCATTTCGTAAGAACTTGCTTCAAAGCAATAACATCTACTGAGTTATTTAGTGCCTTGTTCCAAAGGCCGAGATGTTCAAACTGAAATATCATATCAAATTTCCCATTCTCTTCACCAACCCACTCATCCGCCTCGTCAATCCCTACTCCATTTGCTTCACCGACTGTCATAATATCGTATTTAGCAAAAGTCTCATCCTTTAACTCTTTTAAATACTCTTGTATACCAGGTTGGTTCGTATGCATCTCAAATGACGAAACATATTTTTCATGATTGGGATTTGGCATATCCGGCAATCCATCACGCTTTTTAATATGGCTGATTGCATCTACTCGGTAACCATCGATTCCTTTATCAAGCCACCAATTGACCATTTTAAAAAGCTCATTTCGAACGTCCGTATTTTCCCAATTCAAGTCCGGCTGTTTCGTTGCAAATAAATGAAGATAGTATTGATCAGTCAGCTCATCAAGCTCCCATGCGCTACCAGAGAAAATACTTTCCCAGTTATTTGGTTCTTGATCACCCTTACCATCCTTCCAAATATACCAATCTCTTTTAGAATTTTCTTTAGAAGAACGTGATTCAATAAACCAAGGATGCTCATCGCTTGTATGGTTGATAACCAGGTCAAGAATTAGTTTCATACCTCTTGCGTGTATTTCTTCTAATAACTCATCAAAATCATCTATGTTTCCAAACTGCTCTGAAATGCCCTTATAATCACTAATATCATATCCATTATCTGCATTAGGAGACTTATAAAACGGGCTGACCCAAATAACATCTACACCCAAGTCCTTCAAGTAATCTAATTTAGTAATAATTCCTCGTAAATCACCTATTCCGTCACCATTGCTATCCATGAAACTTCTTGGATATACCTGATAACTGACAGCTTCTTTCCACCATTTTTCTTTCATGATTGAAGTACCCCTCTCGTGCAGCTCTTTCTTTTGTCTGTCTTGACAACTATTTGGTTCGAGTATATCTAATCAGTCTCTATTTCACCTTATTTCGTTTTGATCGATTGAACCAAATGAAAATGATCAATAATAATAAAATAATACTCGCCAACAAAATGCCTGCAGTTAACCGATTGTCATTCTGTTGATCCACTAGCTTATATATTTCGGACTGGCCACTTTCCAAATGAATCGTATACCCATCCTCATCTGGCATAACTAGTCCGCCAGCTAATAATTCTTGTAACTCTTTTCCTGATTCTATCTCTTTCAACATTACGTTTTGAGCTTCCGAGGTATTGTTGATTGCTATTAATATCGTTTCATCAGTATAGGTTCTTTTATAGACAGTCCACCCAGCGTCATCAACTAAAAGCTCCATATCTCCTCTAGTTAGTGGCAGCTGCTCCTGTCTTATTGCACCGAGTTTCTTTATATACTCCTTCAACTCATCATCTGCCTCAAAATTCATCATTCGACGATTATCTGGATCAGTTCCTCCGTCCAAAGCGATTTCTGTTCCATAGTAGATGATTGGAATGCCTGGAGCAGAATACATATAAGTTAAACCAAGCTTTAACCTTTCTATTGGCTCCTGATTTTTCAGGAGTGCTAAATTAGTGAATCGTTGCATATCATGATTGTCGATAAATTGACCAAGCAGTTCTGGACGTTCAAACAATTTATTATTTCGCTCATTATTTGAAAATAACCAACCTAGTGATTGATTGGATTTTTCAAAAGCGGTTCTTAGAGTTCCATTTTGGGAAAAGTCCATAAAACCATCGATACCAGTATCCTGATAACTAACTATGATATTGGGATTATCATGCCATACCTCACCTATCAAAAAGAACGATTCTTTCACTGATTTCACTTCAGTTGAGAATTCTGTCCAAAATTCCTTTGGAACATGTTTTACCGTGTCTAGTCTATAGCCATCGATGTCTGTTTCTTGAATCCACCATTTTGCAGCATCTAATAGATACTTACTAACCTCTGGATTGTCTTGATCTAAGTCGGGCAGATCATATAACCAACCAGTTTCTACTTCTTGTTGGTCATTCCAATTGGAAATGGACTTGTTTTCATGAAACCACTCTTTTTTAGTAGGATCATTAAGCCACTCGTGATTTGGTCCAACATGGTTAACAACAAAGTCGAGAATCACTTTTATATCCAGTTTGTGAGCTTCCTCTACAAGCATTTTAAATTCTTCCATCGAACCAAAATACTCATTTGTTTCATAAAAATCCTTTATCCAATAGCCGTGATACCCTTTATCCATATTCTTGAAAATGGGTGTCAACCAAATAGCTGTAAAACCCATTTCTTTAATATAAGCAAGTTTCTCTGTTATTCCTTTAAAGTCTCCACCATGATACGCAAGTGGATCATTTATATTAGCATCGTGATCATTTCTCGTATCTCCATTATTAAATCGGTCCACCATAATACTGTAAATAACCTCATCCTGCATCTTTCGCTCCTCACTTGCGAGAGCTGTCAGTGGACTTAAAATGGCCATTAAAAGCAATATCAAAACGAATATCATTCCACTTTTTGTCATGGTCATCCTTCGCAACTTCTTTCCTTTATGGTTATTAACCTTTTGTACCCCCAGCAGTAAGACCAGAGATAAAATATTTTTGGAATGAAAGGAAAAGTATAGTAATTGGAATAGCGATCAATACGGACCCCGCAGCGAAAGTAGTAAATTCATTACCAAATTGTTTAGAAATCAATTCGTATAAACCGACACCCATTGTAAATTTTTCTTCCGTGCGTAGCATAATACGCGCGAGTATGAAATCACCAAATGGAGCGATAAATGAAAACAGTGCTACCACTGCTATGATTGGCTTAGCTAAAGGTAAAATGATTTGCCAAAAAATTCGTAAATGGCCAGCTCCGTCCATACGTGCAGATTCATCCAGTTCTTTTGGAATTGTATCCAAATATCCTTTCATCAACCAAGTATTCATCGGTATCTGGCCGCCTACATAAATAATTATTAGCCCGACGTGTGTGTCTAAAAGTTCGGTTCGTTGGGCAAGTACAAAGATTGCAATAAGCGCAGCGAAGTTTGGTATCATTTGTAGGACTAGAAAGGTTAGAAGACCATTTTTTCTTCCGATAAATCGGTAGCGTGAGAATGCATAACCAGTAAACGCTACACTTATAACCGCAAATACCATTGTTATTAAACTAATTTTCATCGAATTTAAGTACCATAAAATATAATTTGAGTTTTCAGTATCAAATAAGTTCATATAGTGCTTAAATGTAGGATTATTAGGAAACATCTTAGATCCTGAAAGACTTTGCCCTGGGTTAAAAGAAGAGCCTACAACCCATAGCAAAGGGTAAATAACTATTATCACTGCAATTAGAAGAATAAGATAAGAAACTGACAGTCTGATAATTTTTTCAGTCTTATTAGTCATTACATCATATCCTCCTCTTTGAATGAATTAGTTCGTTTGAATTGCCATAATGCTACTGCTACAACGATAAGTGATAGGAGCATTGTAATTGCTGCAGCTTTCCCATATTGTCCAGAAGTCATCGTCAATTGATAAATCCAAGAGATTAAGATATCTGTTCCACCAGCATTTTGCCCTGGTATAGCTGGACCTCCACCGTTGAAAAGGAAGATGACATTGAAATTATTGAAGTTAAATGTATACTGTGTAATGAGAATTGGAGCAGTTGCATAAAGCACCATTGGTAAAGTTATACCACGGAATTTCTGGAATATAGAGGCACCATCCACATTTGCAGCCTCGTATAGTTCATCGGGAATTGATTGAAGCACCCCAGTTGTCATTGCAAATATAAATGGGAAGCCTAGCCATGATTGTATTAGGATCAGTGCCAATCTAGTCCATAATTCTTCGGTCATCCAAGGAATAGCGTCAATGCCTAGCATACTGAGTATTTGCGTGTTAATGACACCAAAAGATTCATTGAACATACCTGAAAATATTAAAATCGATACAAATGCGGGTACTGCCCACGGTAAAATTAATATAGTACGGAAAAATGCTTTTCCTTTTAAATCTTTTTGATTGATCACAACTGCGAGAAAAACTCCAATAGCAACTTGTAATGTCGTTGCTCCAAATGTCCAAACAATTGTCCAACCTAGTACACCGAAGAATGTTGATCTCCAAAGATCTAATTTGAATATATCAATATAGTTCTGTATGCCTACCCAATCTACCAGTTTTGCAGGTGGAGAATGATATAAATCATAGTTTGTAAATGATAGTAGGATTACAAAGATAATTGGGAAAATAACTACGAAGATTAATAATAAAAATCCAGGGGAAATCATTAGATAAGGAAAACCGTTATCCAATAGATTATGATACTGCTCCCTCACGCTATTTAATAGGAACCCTTCATCTCGTTTTTTTCCATTGTTATAAGCATCATAAATATTAAATGCATAAATTCCAAGACCGATGATTGCTACCAACAATGCAATAATGCCATCGATTAATAAGAATATGGAATGATCAAGAACCGGTATTTCTCCAAGTGTGATCAGGCCCCAGAATCCCCAGTTTAGCGTTTGAGAGAAGCTACTGAAGAATGCGACCGTTAATACCAAGAAAATGATTCCTTTTATAAACTGTTTATTATAAAATTGCCCAAAGCCTGGGATAATAGATAATAACCCTGCATATTTTCTGTGTTTGGTTGTGACATTACTATTCATCGTAAATGCCGCCTCCTTCTTTCCTTTGAAAGGAGAATACTCTCATATTTTCATGCAAATTTCCTAAAGTACTAATTATAGAAGCAAAGCCATGCTCCCAAAAAGGAAACATGCCTTTGCCTTGATAGAGAATAAGAACGTTTATGTTTATGACATGGTATCTGTCTAGCTTCAGCGCCTAGCCCGCCTGATTCGCTTCAAGATTTCAACGCTTGTCGGAGCTTGATTAGGCGCTTGCGCTTTTGTAGTTAATTCGGATGATTAGTTTCTATATTTGTTTTAATCGTTTTCACTGCATCATCCATTGCAGCTTTCGGTTCTGCTTTACCAGTAGCAATTGTTTGAAGTGCAGATGCTGCAGGTCCCCATACTTCTCCCATTTCAGGAATATTAGGCATAGGAACCGCGTATTGAGATTGTAGTGCTACTGCTTTTGCACCTTCATTATCAGCAATAATTGGATCTTCAATCAATGTTGTAACTGGTGGAATTTCTTGCGTTAATTCGAAACGAATTTTTGCATTTTCTTCATTTGTTAACCATTCCACTAATTTTGTTGACCAGTATTCATGTTCTGTAAAAGCTGACACATGCCATCCCTTTACTCCCATAAATGTTTTCATATGCTCTCCGTTTGGAAGAGTTGGCATTGCTGTAACCCCAATATCGATTCCAGCGTCCTTCATACTTTGGAAAGCCCAAGGACCGTCCATTACAGAAGCGACTTTTCCTTCATTGAATAGACCATCTTTAGCTGAACCGCCGCTTTCCCCAATAATTCCTTTAGGGAATAAACTTTCTGCATACCATTTTTGAATATATTCTGCTCCAGCGATTGCACCTTCATTGTTTAAACCAATATCATCTCGGTCAAGTGCTCCATCATTTTCTTGGAAGACGTACCCGCCCATACCTCCAATAACACCATGAGCAAAGTAGAAGTTATCCCATAACGCTAGGAATCCGAACTGTTTCCCATCTGTGAAATCTTTTGAAAACGCGTATACATCATCCATAGTCTCAGGTGCTTCAGTCATTAAAGCCTTATTGTAAATAAATACAGGTGTTTCTGTAGCTTTTGGTAATCCATAAAGCTTCCCATCATATTTTTGTGCAGTTACTGCTGATTCACTAAAAGTAGAAAGTATTTCGTCACTTACTTCAATTTCTTGAATCAAACCTTCTGTAACAACTTGACCAATTTGATCATGAGGTAAAGTTACTACGTCTGCACCAGTTCCCGAAGGGCCGTCTAAACGTAGTTGTTCACGCATTTTATCTGCCATACCTAATTCTTTAAACTCAACTTTAATACCGTATTCTTTCTCAAAAGACTCGATTGCAGGTTTAAGAGCGATAGATTTATCTGTGTCTTCCCAAACAATAAGCTTTTCCGGTTTTGCAGGTTCTTCCGTTGATTCTGCTCCTGTTTCTGGTTCTTTTTCATCCGTGTTCGCTGGAGTTGTTTCCTCCCTTTTCGGTCCACATGCAACAAGTAAAACAACCGTAATAATTAGCATGAACAACAAAGTTAATGACTTTTTCATTTTTAACCCCTCCTACATTTTTGTTTGAACACTACATCCCAAAGTCGGACAACCGTTTGCACAATTAAATAAAAGAAAGCGCTATCATAAATATTACTTAAAAATCTTCTTTTGCATCTACTAGTGGTCTTTATATGAGATTTGAAGAATAATACTAGCAATAATTTTATGAAAGCGATTGCACAACTTATGGTTTTATTATACATTTATTTGAGAAGGAAACAATCTATTTTTTATAAATTTTTTAAATATTTTATTTATAATTCTCTTTCATCTTGTATCGTGATATGTTGTGCACAAGTATTTGAGTTAAATAAACGTCAAAAAATTTGTTTAATTAGGAGATGTATTATGGAAAAAACAGCTATTTTTCACCGTTCGACTGATAATTTCGCTTATTTACTAAATGATCAAACGCTTCAAATACGGCTCAAAACAAAGCAACATGATGTAAATACTGTGACATTAATAATGGGTGATCCATACATTTGGAGTAATGGGCAATGGCAGTTTTCGGAAACACCCATGAATTTAGTTGGAAACGATGGTTTATTTGACTATTGGGAAACGGAAGTATTTGCAGCAACTAATAGACTACGATATGGCTTTAAGTTGAATT is drawn from Psychrobacillus sp. INOP01 and contains these coding sequences:
- a CDS encoding GNAT family N-acetyltransferase, with translation MFSFKINDKTYLKMLDLRDTEHVFALTIQSKDTLREWLPFIDFTRTSDDTKNFIQSTMKQFSDNNGFQAGIWYDGSLAGVIGFHKIDWNNKSTSIGYWLGNDYVGLGLMTKSVEAFVDYALLELQLNRVEIRAAVQNKKSRAIPERLCFKEEGCVRQAEWLYDHYVDHVVYGMLASDWKK
- a CDS encoding LacI family DNA-binding transcriptional regulator codes for the protein MAITIKDVAKLANVAPSTVSRVIANSPRISENTKKRVRDAMDELKYHPNFIARSLASQSTKVIGLVLPHSSGVFFQNPFFSEVIQGLSEGVHDNHYALQMTSGKTELDSYEGVVQMVQGGRVDGIILLYSMINDKIMEYLTKRKFPFVVIGKPYDLVDKITHVDNDNYMAAKEATEYIIGLGHSKIGFIGGSPSLTVTLDRLQGYKEALKASDIDLQENYIIHEDFLREGGQEAVKALLRRPIPPTALLVTDDLMAVGVVNSLTEMQIDIPAEVSIVSFNNALFAEMSRPPLTSIDINIKELGYQAASSLIQLLKNENEPVKRIIVPHRLVVRQSCDVAPNK
- a CDS encoding alpha-glucosidase produces the protein MKEKWWKEAVSYQVYPRSFMDSNGDGIGDLRGIITKLDYLKDLGVDVIWVSPFYKSPNADNGYDISDYKGISEQFGNIDDFDELLEEIHARGMKLILDLVINHTSDEHPWFIESRSSKENSKRDWYIWKDGKGDQEPNNWESIFSGSAWELDELTDQYYLHLFATKQPDLNWENTDVRNELFKMVNWWLDKGIDGYRVDAISHIKKRDGLPDMPNPNHEKYVSSFEMHTNQPGIQEYLKELKDETFAKYDIMTVGEANGVGIDEADEWVGEENGKFDMIFQFEHLGLWNKALNNSVDVIALKQVLTKWQKGLHKKGWNALFLENHDQTRSVSSWGNDKEYWSESAKMLAGCYFLMQGTPFIYQGQEIGMTNVQFPSIHDYDDIGMKNFYDLEIAKGKPHEQVMEIIWRNGRDNSRTPMQWESSLNGGFSEGVPWMKVNPNYVTINVANQLEDKDSIYHFYKKMIQVRKENPVFVYGEYDVIQEEHPDVYVYTRVLDDQFAIVLCNFRQYSSEFSLKHLPQRSTELLLYNYKDAPEQLSETISLNPYEVRVYLYK
- a CDS encoding alpha-amylase family glycosyl hydrolase; its protein translation is MTKSGMIFVLILLLMAILSPLTALASEERKMQDEVIYSIMVDRFNNGDTRNDHDANINDPLAYHGGDFKGITEKLAYIKEMGFTAIWLTPIFKNMDKGYHGYWIKDFYETNEYFGSMEEFKMLVEEAHKLDIKVILDFVVNHVGPNHEWLNDPTKKEWFHENKSISNWNDQQEVETGWLYDLPDLDQDNPEVSKYLLDAAKWWIQETDIDGYRLDTVKHVPKEFWTEFSTEVKSVKESFFLIGEVWHDNPNIIVSYQDTGIDGFMDFSQNGTLRTAFEKSNQSLGWLFSNNERNNKLFERPELLGQFIDNHDMQRFTNLALLKNQEPIERLKLGLTYMYSAPGIPIIYYGTEIALDGGTDPDNRRMMNFEADDELKEYIKKLGAIRQEQLPLTRGDMELLVDDAGWTVYKRTYTDETILIAINNTSEAQNVMLKEIESGKELQELLAGGLVMPDEDGYTIHLESGQSEIYKLVDQQNDNRLTAGILLASIILLLLIIFIWFNRSKRNKVK
- a CDS encoding sugar ABC transporter permease produces the protein MTNKTEKIIRLSVSYLILLIAVIIVIYPLLWVVGSSFNPGQSLSGSKMFPNNPTFKHYMNLFDTENSNYILWYLNSMKISLITMVFAVISVAFTGYAFSRYRFIGRKNGLLTFLVLQMIPNFAALIAIFVLAQRTELLDTHVGLIIIYVGGQIPMNTWLMKGYLDTIPKELDESARMDGAGHLRIFWQIILPLAKPIIAVVALFSFIAPFGDFILARIMLRTEEKFTMGVGLYELISKQFGNEFTTFAAGSVLIAIPITILFLSFQKYFISGLTAGGTKG
- a CDS encoding carbohydrate ABC transporter permease is translated as MNSNVTTKHRKYAGLLSIIPGFGQFYNKQFIKGIIFLVLTVAFFSSFSQTLNWGFWGLITLGEIPVLDHSIFLLIDGIIALLVAIIGLGIYAFNIYDAYNNGKKRDEGFLLNSVREQYHNLLDNGFPYLMISPGFLLLIFVVIFPIIFVILLSFTNYDLYHSPPAKLVDWVGIQNYIDIFKLDLWRSTFFGVLGWTIVWTFGATTLQVAIGVFLAVVINQKDLKGKAFFRTILILPWAVPAFVSILIFSGMFNESFGVINTQILSMLGIDAIPWMTEELWTRLALILIQSWLGFPFIFAMTTGVLQSIPDELYEAANVDGASIFQKFRGITLPMVLYATAPILITQYTFNFNNFNVIFLFNGGGPAIPGQNAGGTDILISWIYQLTMTSGQYGKAAAITMLLSLIVVAVALWQFKRTNSFKEEDMM
- a CDS encoding extracellular solute-binding protein, with the protein product MKKSLTLLFMLIITVVLLVACGPKREETTPANTDEKEPETGAESTEEPAKPEKLIVWEDTDKSIALKPAIESFEKEYGIKVEFKELGMADKMREQLRLDGPSGTGADVVTLPHDQIGQVVTEGLIQEIEVSDEILSTFSESAVTAQKYDGKLYGLPKATETPVFIYNKALMTEAPETMDDVYAFSKDFTDGKQFGFLALWDNFYFAHGVIGGMGGYVFQENDGALDRDDIGLNNEGAIAGAEYIQKWYAESLFPKGIIGESGGSAKDGLFNEGKVASVMDGPWAFQSMKDAGIDIGVTAMPTLPNGEHMKTFMGVKGWHVSAFTEHEYWSTKLVEWLTNEENAKIRFELTQEIPPVTTLIEDPIIADNEGAKAVALQSQYAVPMPNIPEMGEVWGPAASALQTIATGKAEPKAAMDDAVKTIKTNIETNHPN